From the Streptomyces nigrescens genome, one window contains:
- a CDS encoding elongation factor G-like protein EF-G2: MSEKSSTHPGAAGRASTADRPTALRNVVLVGHSGSGKTTLVEALALASGAVNRAGRVEDGGCLSDHDEIEHRQQRSVQLSLVPVDWGGVKINILDTPGYADFVGELRAGLRAADAALFVVSAADGVAGATRMVWDECAAVGMPRALVITHLEASRADFDEMTERCRTSLGGEDPDSVLPLYLPLYGTPGADGHSPVHGLIGLLSQRVFDYSSGERTERAPTADELPLIEAARNRLIEGIIAESEDESLMDRYLGGEEIDIKTLIGDLETAVARGAFHPVLAAAPAADGSKQGLGTVELLELITGGFPTPVEREAPAVTTPDGAPRPALSCDPEGPLAAEVVKTSSDPYVGRISLVRLFSGTLRPDETVHVSGHGLQDRGHEDHDVDERVGALSTPFGKQQRPLSKAIAGDLACVAKLTRAETGDTLSAKDDPLLMEPWTMPDPLLPVAIQAHSKADEDKLSQGLARLVAEDPTMCLEHNQDTHQVVLWCLGEAHVDVALERLRTRYGVQVDTVAHKVPLRETFGAPAAGRGRHVKQSGGHGQFAICEIEVEPLPGGSGIEFVDKVVGGAVPRQFIPSVEKGVRAQAARGVAAGHPLVDIRVTLLDGKAHSVDSSDAAFQTAGALALREAAGEVRIDLLEPVSEVSVMVPDDFVGQVMSDLSGRRGRVVGTEQSGAGRTVVRAEVPEIEIDRYAVDLRSLSHGTGRFSRVHLRHEPMPPQLADKWREEAENGA, translated from the coding sequence ATGAGCGAGAAGTCGAGTACACACCCGGGAGCCGCCGGCAGGGCATCAACGGCCGACCGGCCCACGGCCCTGCGCAATGTGGTGCTGGTCGGCCACAGCGGCTCGGGAAAAACCACTCTGGTCGAGGCCCTCGCGCTGGCGTCCGGCGCGGTCAACCGGGCGGGGCGGGTCGAGGACGGCGGCTGCCTCTCCGACCACGACGAGATCGAACACCGCCAGCAACGCTCCGTACAGCTCTCCCTGGTCCCGGTGGACTGGGGCGGAGTCAAGATCAATATCTTGGACACCCCCGGATACGCCGATTTCGTCGGGGAACTCAGGGCCGGTCTGCGCGCGGCGGACGCGGCCCTTTTCGTTGTCTCGGCGGCCGACGGCGTGGCCGGCGCGACCCGTATGGTCTGGGACGAGTGCGCGGCCGTCGGTATGCCGCGCGCGCTGGTCATCACCCACCTGGAGGCGTCCCGCGCCGACTTCGACGAGATGACCGAGCGCTGCCGCACCTCTCTGGGCGGCGAGGACCCGGACTCCGTCCTCCCGCTCTACCTCCCGCTGTACGGAACGCCGGGCGCCGACGGCCACTCCCCCGTGCACGGCCTGATCGGTCTGCTCTCGCAGCGGGTGTTCGACTACTCCTCCGGCGAGCGCACCGAACGCGCGCCGACGGCGGACGAGCTGCCGCTGATCGAAGCGGCCCGCAACCGCCTCATCGAGGGCATCATCGCCGAGAGCGAGGACGAGTCCCTGATGGACCGCTACCTCGGCGGCGAGGAGATCGACATCAAGACCCTCATCGGGGACCTGGAGACGGCGGTCGCCCGGGGCGCCTTCCACCCGGTGCTGGCCGCGGCCCCGGCCGCCGACGGCTCCAAGCAGGGGCTGGGCACCGTGGAGCTGCTGGAACTGATCACCGGCGGCTTCCCGACGCCCGTGGAGCGCGAGGCGCCGGCCGTCACCACCCCGGACGGTGCCCCGCGCCCGGCGCTGAGCTGCGATCCCGAGGGTCCGCTCGCGGCCGAGGTGGTCAAGACCTCCTCGGACCCGTACGTCGGCCGGATCTCGCTCGTCCGCCTCTTCTCGGGCACCCTGCGCCCGGACGAGACGGTGCATGTCTCGGGCCACGGGCTGCAGGACCGCGGCCACGAGGACCATGACGTCGACGAGCGGGTCGGCGCGCTGTCCACCCCGTTCGGCAAACAGCAGCGCCCGCTGTCCAAAGCCATCGCCGGCGATCTGGCCTGTGTGGCGAAGCTGACCCGCGCCGAGACCGGGGACACCCTCTCCGCCAAGGACGATCCGCTGCTGATGGAGCCCTGGACGATGCCGGACCCGCTGCTGCCGGTCGCCATCCAGGCCCACAGCAAGGCCGACGAGGACAAGCTCTCGCAGGGCCTGGCCCGTCTGGTCGCCGAGGATCCGACGATGTGCCTGGAGCACAACCAGGACACCCATCAGGTGGTCCTGTGGTGCCTGGGCGAGGCGCATGTCGATGTGGCCCTGGAGCGGCTGCGGACCCGCTACGGCGTCCAGGTGGACACGGTCGCGCACAAGGTGCCGCTGCGGGAGACCTTCGGCGCCCCCGCCGCGGGCCGCGGACGCCATGTGAAACAGTCCGGCGGCCACGGCCAGTTCGCGATCTGCGAGATCGAGGTCGAACCGCTGCCCGGCGGCTCCGGTATCGAGTTCGTGGACAAGGTCGTGGGCGGCGCGGTGCCCCGGCAGTTCATCCCGTCCGTGGAGAAGGGCGTACGCGCCCAGGCCGCGCGCGGGGTCGCCGCCGGGCATCCGCTCGTCGACATCCGGGTCACGCTGCTCGACGGCAAGGCGCACTCCGTCGACTCCTCGGACGCCGCGTTCCAGACCGCGGGCGCGCTGGCGCTGCGCGAGGCCGCCGGCGAGGTCCGGATCGACCTGCTCGAACCGGTGTCCGAGGTGAGCGTGATGGTTCCGGACGATTTCGTCGGCCAGGTGATGAGCGATCTGTCGGGGCGCCGCGGCCGGGTCGTGGGCACCGAACAGTCAGGGGCGGGACGCACCGTGGTGCGCGCCGAGGTGCCCGAGATCGAGATCGACCGGTACGCCGTCGATCTGCGCTCCCTCTCGCACGGCACCGGGCGGTTCTCCCGCGTCCACCTGCGGCATGAGCCGATGCCGCCGCAGCTCGCCGACAAGTGGCGGGAAGAGGCGGAGAACGGCGCATAG
- a CDS encoding polysaccharide deacetylase family protein: MLRAAASAAAAGALVTGCDPTRDQDPGAARSAGGPGPSGAGHASPAPVRAARPPTRVPGLPVQIEHGPRNGRAVALTFHGRGDPGMATALLGEAERSGVRVTVLAIGDWLDEQPAMARRILDGGHELGNHTLHHRNICALPAADAYAEISGCADRLRKLTGTIGSWFRPSQTRRATPLVTELARKAGYPHVLSYDVDSLDANDPGAAAVQRTVLDSVGPGSVVSLHLGHAGTVAALPPILDGLRRRGLRAVTTTELVT, encoded by the coding sequence GTGCTGCGTGCGGCCGCCTCGGCCGCGGCCGCCGGAGCGCTGGTGACGGGCTGCGACCCGACGCGGGACCAGGACCCCGGAGCCGCCCGCTCCGCCGGCGGACCAGGCCCCTCCGGGGCGGGCCACGCCTCGCCCGCCCCGGTGCGCGCCGCCCGGCCGCCGACCCGGGTGCCCGGCCTGCCCGTACAGATCGAACACGGGCCGCGGAACGGCCGGGCGGTCGCACTGACCTTCCACGGCCGGGGCGACCCCGGGATGGCGACCGCCCTGCTGGGCGAGGCCGAGCGCTCCGGCGTCAGGGTCACCGTGCTCGCCATCGGCGACTGGCTCGACGAGCAGCCCGCGATGGCCCGCCGGATCCTCGACGGCGGCCATGAGCTGGGCAATCACACGCTGCACCACCGCAACATCTGCGCCCTGCCGGCCGCCGACGCCTACGCCGAGATCAGCGGCTGCGCCGACCGGCTGCGCAAGCTCACCGGGACCATCGGCAGCTGGTTCCGCCCCTCGCAGACCCGGCGGGCCACGCCCCTGGTGACCGAGCTGGCCCGCAAGGCCGGCTATCCGCACGTCCTCTCCTACGACGTGGACTCCCTCGACGCGAACGACCCCGGTGCCGCCGCCGTCCAGCGCACGGTCCTGGACTCGGTCGGGCCGGGCTCGGTCGTGAGCCTCCACCTCGGGCACGCGGGCACGGTGGCCGCGCTGCCCCCGATCCTCGACGGCCTCCGCCGGCGCGGTCTGCGCGCGGTGACGACAACGGAGCTAGTGACCTGA
- a CDS encoding YebC/PmpR family DNA-binding transcriptional regulator, with the protein MSGHSKWATTKHKKAVIDAKRGKLFAKLIKNIEVAARTGGADPDGNPTLFDAIQKAKKSSVPNKNIDSAVKRGAGLEAGGADYETIMYEGYGPNGVAVLIECLTDNRNRAASDVRVAMTRNGGSMADPGSVSYLFNRKGVVIVPKGELSEDDVLGAVLDAGAEEVNDLGESFEVLSEATDLVAVRSALQESGIDYDSADANFVPTMQVELEEEGARKIFKLIDALEDSDDVQNVFANFDVSDETMAKVDA; encoded by the coding sequence ATGTCCGGCCACTCTAAATGGGCTACGACGAAGCACAAGAAGGCCGTGATCGATGCCAAGCGCGGCAAGCTCTTCGCGAAGCTGATCAAGAACATCGAGGTCGCGGCCCGTACCGGCGGCGCGGACCCGGACGGCAACCCCACGCTCTTCGACGCCATCCAGAAGGCCAAGAAGAGCTCGGTGCCCAACAAGAACATCGACTCCGCGGTCAAGCGCGGTGCGGGCCTCGAAGCCGGCGGCGCCGACTACGAGACCATCATGTACGAGGGTTACGGCCCCAACGGTGTCGCGGTGCTCATCGAGTGCCTCACCGACAACCGCAACCGCGCCGCCTCGGACGTCCGCGTCGCCATGACCCGCAACGGCGGTTCGATGGCCGACCCGGGCTCGGTGTCGTACCTGTTCAACCGCAAGGGCGTGGTGATCGTCCCCAAGGGTGAACTGTCCGAGGACGACGTCCTGGGCGCCGTCCTGGACGCCGGTGCCGAAGAGGTCAACGACCTCGGCGAGTCCTTCGAGGTGCTCAGCGAGGCCACCGACCTGGTCGCGGTCCGCTCGGCCCTCCAGGAGTCCGGCATCGACTACGACTCGGCCGACGCCAACTTCGTCCCGACCATGCAGGTCGAGCTGGAGGAAGAGGGCGCGCGCAAGATCTTCAAGCTGATCGACGCGCTGGAGGACAGCGACGACGTGCAGAACGTCTTCGCCAACTTCGACGTCTCGGACGAGACGATGGCCAAGGTCGACGCCTGA
- the ruvC gene encoding crossover junction endodeoxyribonuclease RuvC: MKVLGVDPGLTRCGVGVVDGVAGRPLTMVGVGVVRTPADADIAQRLVEIERGIDAWLDEHRPEYVAVERVFSQHNVRTVMGTAQASAVAMLCAARRGLPVALHTPSEVKAAVTGSGRADKAQVGAMVTRLLRLDAPPKPADAADALALAICHIWRAPAVNRLQQAHAAARRAAPVRAPGVRRATPQKGTR; this comes from the coding sequence ATGAAGGTGCTGGGGGTGGACCCGGGGCTGACACGCTGCGGCGTCGGGGTGGTCGACGGTGTCGCGGGGCGTCCGCTGACGATGGTCGGCGTCGGCGTCGTCCGCACCCCGGCGGACGCCGACATCGCCCAGCGTCTGGTCGAGATCGAGCGCGGGATAGACGCCTGGCTCGACGAGCACCGCCCCGAGTACGTCGCCGTGGAGCGGGTCTTCAGCCAGCACAACGTCCGTACGGTCATGGGCACCGCCCAGGCCAGCGCGGTCGCCATGCTGTGCGCGGCCCGTCGTGGGCTGCCGGTCGCGCTGCACACCCCCAGCGAGGTCAAGGCCGCCGTCACGGGATCGGGCCGGGCCGACAAGGCCCAGGTCGGCGCGATGGTCACCCGTCTGCTGCGGCTCGACGCGCCACCGAAACCGGCCGACGCCGCCGACGCCCTCGCCCTCGCCATCTGTCACATCTGGCGCGCCCCCGCGGTCAACCGCCTCCAGCAGGCGCATGCCGCGGCCCGTCGCGCCGCCCCCGTCCGCGCTCCCGGCGTCCGCCGGGCGACACCCCAGAAGGGCACCCGATGA
- a CDS encoding HIT family protein, whose product MLARMTSEPEQQIGVGTQDAFQRLWTPHRMAYIQGENKPTGPGADDGCPFCTIPEKSDEDGLVIARGEHVYAVLNLYPYNGGHLMIVPFRHVADYPELDGPETAELAEFTKRAMTALRTASGAHGFNIGMNQGTVAGAGIAAHLHQHVVPRWGGDTNFMPVVGHTKVLPQLLADTRAMLARAWPA is encoded by the coding sequence ATGCTGGCCCGTATGACAAGCGAGCCGGAGCAGCAGATCGGAGTCGGGACGCAGGACGCCTTCCAGCGCCTGTGGACGCCCCACCGGATGGCCTACATCCAGGGGGAGAACAAGCCGACCGGCCCGGGGGCCGATGACGGCTGTCCGTTCTGCACCATCCCCGAGAAGTCGGACGAGGACGGCCTCGTCATCGCGCGCGGTGAGCATGTCTACGCGGTGCTGAACCTGTACCCGTACAACGGCGGGCACCTGATGATCGTCCCGTTCCGGCATGTCGCCGACTACCCGGAGCTGGACGGCCCGGAGACCGCGGAGCTGGCGGAGTTCACCAAGCGGGCGATGACCGCACTGCGCACCGCCTCCGGGGCGCACGGCTTCAACATCGGGATGAACCAGGGCACCGTCGCCGGGGCCGGGATCGCGGCCCATCTCCACCAGCACGTGGTCCCGCGCTGGGGCGGCGACACCAACTTCATGCCGGTGGTCGGCCACACCAAGGTGCTGCCCCAACTCCTCGCCGACACCCGGGCGATGCTCGCGCGCGCCTGGCCCGCGTAG
- the pdxT gene encoding pyridoxal 5'-phosphate synthase glutaminase subunit PdxT — translation MSTPTIGVLALQGDVREHLVALAEADALARPVRRAEELDEIDGLVIPGGESTTMSKLAVVFGMLEPLRAFVRAGKPVYGTCAGMIMVADKLLDAREDQETFGGVDMIVRRNAFGRQNESFEAAIDVAGIPGGPVEGVFIRAPWVESVGGAVEVLATYDGHTVAVRQGNVLATSFHPELTGDHRVHALFVDMVRRARG, via the coding sequence ATGAGCACCCCCACCATCGGTGTGCTGGCTCTCCAGGGCGACGTCCGCGAGCACCTCGTCGCGCTCGCCGAGGCGGACGCCCTGGCCCGGCCGGTACGCCGTGCCGAGGAACTGGACGAGATCGACGGCCTGGTCATCCCGGGCGGCGAGTCCACCACCATGTCCAAGCTGGCCGTCGTCTTCGGCATGCTGGAGCCGCTGCGCGCCTTCGTCCGCGCGGGCAAGCCGGTCTACGGCACCTGCGCCGGCATGATCATGGTCGCCGACAAGCTGCTGGACGCCCGTGAGGACCAGGAGACGTTCGGCGGCGTCGACATGATCGTGCGCCGTAACGCCTTCGGGCGGCAGAACGAGTCGTTCGAGGCGGCCATCGACGTCGCCGGGATCCCCGGCGGACCGGTCGAGGGCGTCTTCATCCGGGCGCCCTGGGTCGAGTCGGTCGGTGGCGCGGTCGAGGTCCTGGCGACGTACGACGGGCACACCGTGGCCGTGCGGCAGGGTAACGTCCTCGCCACGTCTTTCCACCCGGAACTCACCGGCGACCACCGGGTCCACGCCCTGTTCGTGGACATGGTGCGGCGGGCCCGGGGCTGA
- a CDS encoding glycosyltransferase family 4 protein, with product MKIGIVCPYAWDVPGGVQFHIRDLADHLIRLGHEVSVLAPADDETPLPPYVVSAGRAVPVPYNGSVARLNFGFLSAARVRRWLQHGAFDVIHIHEPASPSLGLLACWAAQGPIVATFHTSNPRSRAMIAAYPILQPALEKISARIAVSEYARRTLVEHLGGDAVVIPNGVDVDFFASAEPKAEWQGRTIGFIGRIDEPRKGLPVLMKALPAILAEVPDARLLVAGRGDEEEAVAALPAELRSRVEFLGMVSDEDKARLLRSVDLYVAPNTGGESFGIILVEAMSAAAPVLASDLDAFAQVLDQGEAGELFTNEDAEALAAAAVRLLGDPARLAELRERGTRHVRRFDWSTVGADILAVYETVTTGATSVATDERVGPRNRLWPAKD from the coding sequence GTGAAGATCGGCATCGTCTGCCCGTACGCCTGGGACGTCCCCGGCGGCGTGCAGTTCCACATCCGGGACCTGGCCGACCACCTGATCCGCCTCGGCCACGAGGTCTCCGTCCTCGCCCCCGCGGACGACGAGACCCCCCTTCCGCCGTACGTCGTCTCCGCCGGCCGCGCGGTCCCCGTCCCGTACAACGGCTCGGTCGCCCGTCTCAACTTCGGCTTCCTCTCCGCCGCCCGGGTACGCCGCTGGCTGCAGCACGGCGCCTTCGACGTCATCCACATCCACGAGCCGGCCTCGCCCTCGCTCGGCCTGCTCGCCTGCTGGGCGGCCCAGGGCCCGATCGTGGCGACCTTCCACACCTCCAACCCGCGCTCGCGGGCGATGATCGCCGCGTATCCGATCCTGCAGCCCGCGCTGGAGAAGATCAGCGCACGGATCGCGGTGAGCGAATACGCCCGCCGCACCCTCGTCGAACACCTCGGCGGCGATGCGGTGGTCATCCCCAACGGCGTGGACGTCGACTTCTTCGCCTCCGCCGAGCCCAAGGCCGAGTGGCAGGGACGGACGATCGGCTTCATCGGCCGGATCGACGAGCCGCGCAAGGGCCTGCCGGTCCTGATGAAGGCGCTGCCCGCGATCCTCGCCGAGGTACCGGACGCCCGGCTGCTGGTCGCAGGCCGCGGCGACGAGGAGGAGGCCGTCGCGGCGCTGCCCGCCGAGCTGCGCTCCCGGGTCGAATTCCTCGGCATGGTCAGCGACGAGGACAAGGCCCGGCTCCTGCGCAGCGTCGACCTCTATGTCGCGCCCAATACGGGCGGCGAATCCTTCGGCATCATCCTCGTGGAGGCGATGTCGGCCGCGGCGCCCGTACTTGCCAGCGACCTCGATGCCTTCGCCCAGGTCCTGGACCAGGGCGAGGCCGGCGAACTCTTCACCAACGAGGACGCGGAGGCGCTTGCCGCTGCGGCGGTTCGTCTCCTGGGTGACCCGGCGCGCCTCGCCGAGCTGCGGGAGCGCGGCACCCGCCACGTACGCCGCTTCGACTGGTCCACGGTCGGTGCCGACATCCTCGCCGTCTACGAGACGGTCACCACGGGGGCCACCTCCGTGGCCACGGATGAGCGGGTCGGCCCACGTAATCGCCTCTGGCCGGCGAAGGATTGA
- a CDS encoding phosphatidylinositol mannoside acyltransferase, whose amino-acid sequence MSPRRTGRPWIDAEKLADALYALGWSTVKKLPEGAAVRLGRRIADIAWKRRGKGVLRLESNLARVVPDATPQRLTELSRAGMRSYMRYWMESFRLPAWSKDRIRAGFAVEDVHHLVDGLKSGRGVILALPHMGNYDLAGAWVTTELGVPFTTVAQRLKPESLYDRFVAYREGLGMEVLPHTGGAAFGTLARRLRAGGLVCLVADRDLSASGIEVKFFGEATKMPAGPAVLAVQTGALLLPVTLWYDDTPVMRGRVHPEIEVPETGTRAEKAATMTQALADAFASGIADHPEDWHMLQRLWLADLEPREEQPRAPGGSAASGTSGTEPV is encoded by the coding sequence ATGAGCCCGCGCAGGACCGGCCGGCCGTGGATCGACGCGGAGAAGCTGGCGGACGCGCTCTACGCCCTGGGCTGGAGCACCGTCAAGAAGCTGCCCGAAGGCGCTGCCGTACGGCTCGGCCGGCGGATCGCCGACATCGCCTGGAAGCGCCGGGGCAAGGGCGTCCTCCGTCTGGAGTCGAACCTCGCCCGGGTCGTCCCGGACGCCACACCGCAGCGGCTCACCGAGCTCTCCCGGGCCGGGATGCGCTCGTACATGCGCTACTGGATGGAGTCCTTCCGGCTGCCGGCCTGGAGCAAGGACCGGATAAGGGCCGGCTTCGCCGTCGAGGACGTGCACCACCTGGTGGACGGGCTCAAGAGCGGCCGTGGCGTCATCCTGGCGCTGCCCCACATGGGCAACTACGACCTCGCGGGTGCCTGGGTCACCACCGAACTCGGTGTCCCCTTCACCACCGTCGCCCAGCGCCTCAAGCCGGAGTCCCTCTACGACCGCTTCGTCGCCTACCGCGAGGGCCTGGGCATGGAGGTGCTGCCGCACACCGGCGGCGCCGCCTTCGGCACGCTCGCCCGGCGGCTGCGGGCCGGCGGGCTGGTCTGCCTGGTCGCGGACCGTGATCTGTCCGCCTCCGGGATAGAGGTCAAGTTCTTCGGCGAGGCCACGAAGATGCCGGCCGGCCCCGCCGTGCTCGCCGTACAGACCGGCGCCCTGCTGCTGCCCGTCACCCTCTGGTACGACGACACCCCCGTCATGCGCGGCCGGGTCCACCCGGAGATCGAGGTCCCCGAGACCGGCACCCGCGCCGAGAAGGCCGCCACCATGACCCAGGCGCTCGCCGACGCCTTCGCCTCCGGCATCGCCGACCACCCCGAGGACTGGCACATGCTGCAGCGGCTCTGGCTCGCCGACCTGGAACCGCGTGAAGAGCAGCCCCGCGCCCCGGGCGGCTCCGCGGCCTCGGGCACCTCCGGAACGGAGCCCGTGTGA
- the pdxS gene encoding pyridoxal 5'-phosphate synthase lyase subunit PdxS, which translates to MSSTPTTPQNPETGTARVKRGMAEQLKGGVIMDVVTPEEAKIAEDAGAVAVMALERVPADIRKDGGVARMSDPDMIDGIINAVSIPVMAKSRIGHFVEAQVLQSLGVDYIDESEVLTPADEVNHSDKWAFTTPFVCGATNLGEALRRITEGAAMIRSKGEAGTGNVVEAVRHMRQIKGEIARLRGYDHNELFAAAKELRAPYELVKEVAELGKLPVVLFSAGGVATPADAALMRQLGAEGVFVGSGIFKSGDPAKRAAAIVKATTFYDDPKVIADVSRNLGEAMVGINCDTLPEAERYANRGW; encoded by the coding sequence GTGTCCAGCACGCCCACCACGCCCCAGAACCCCGAGACCGGAACCGCGCGCGTCAAGCGCGGTATGGCCGAGCAGCTCAAGGGCGGCGTGATCATGGACGTCGTCACGCCGGAAGAGGCGAAGATCGCCGAGGACGCGGGCGCCGTCGCCGTCATGGCCCTGGAGCGGGTCCCCGCCGACATCCGCAAGGACGGCGGCGTGGCCCGGATGTCGGACCCCGACATGATCGACGGCATCATCAACGCCGTCTCCATCCCGGTCATGGCCAAGTCCCGGATCGGCCACTTCGTCGAGGCGCAGGTCCTGCAGTCGCTCGGCGTCGACTACATCGACGAGTCCGAGGTCCTCACCCCGGCCGACGAGGTCAACCACTCCGACAAGTGGGCCTTCACCACCCCCTTCGTGTGCGGTGCCACCAACCTGGGCGAGGCGCTGCGCCGGATCACCGAGGGCGCGGCCATGATCCGCTCGAAGGGCGAGGCCGGTACCGGCAACGTCGTCGAGGCGGTGCGCCACATGCGCCAGATCAAGGGCGAGATCGCTCGGCTGCGCGGCTATGACCACAACGAGCTGTTCGCCGCCGCCAAGGAGCTGCGCGCCCCGTACGAGCTGGTCAAGGAGGTCGCCGAGCTCGGCAAGCTGCCGGTCGTGCTGTTCTCCGCCGGTGGTGTCGCCACCCCGGCCGACGCCGCGCTGATGCGCCAGCTCGGTGCCGAGGGCGTGTTCGTCGGCTCCGGCATCTTCAAGTCCGGCGACCCCGCCAAGCGCGCCGCCGCGATCGTGAAGGCCACCACCTTCTACGACGACCCGAAGGTGATCGCGGACGTCTCGCGGAACCTGGGCGAGGCCATGGTCGGCATCAACTGCGACACCCTCCCCGAGGCCGAGCGCTACGCCAACCGCGGCTGGTAG
- the pgsA gene encoding phosphatidylinositol phosphate synthase, which produces MLNKYARAFFTRVLTPFAALLIRIGVSPDAVTLVGTGGVVAGALIFYPLGEFFWGTVVITLFVFSDLVDGNMARQLGRSSRWGAFLDSTLDRVADSAIFGGLALWYAGRGDSLMLCGMAIFCLASGQVVSYTKARGEAIGLPVDVNGLVERAERLVVTLVACGLSGLHAFGVPGIEILLPIALWIVGIGSAVTLGQRVVTVRRESAEADAIAQGGNSA; this is translated from the coding sequence ATGCTGAACAAGTACGCGCGTGCGTTCTTCACGCGTGTTCTCACGCCGTTCGCCGCCCTGCTCATCCGGATCGGCGTCAGCCCGGACGCGGTCACTCTGGTCGGCACCGGAGGCGTGGTGGCCGGCGCCCTGATCTTCTACCCGCTGGGCGAGTTCTTCTGGGGCACGGTCGTCATCACCCTGTTCGTCTTCTCCGACCTCGTCGACGGCAACATGGCGCGGCAGCTGGGCCGCTCCAGCCGCTGGGGGGCCTTCCTCGACTCCACCCTCGACCGGGTCGCCGACTCGGCGATCTTCGGCGGACTCGCCCTGTGGTACGCGGGCCGGGGCGACAGCCTGATGCTCTGCGGGATGGCGATCTTCTGCCTCGCCAGCGGCCAGGTGGTCTCGTACACCAAGGCGCGCGGGGAGGCCATCGGGCTGCCGGTGGACGTCAACGGCCTGGTGGAGCGCGCCGAGCGGCTGGTCGTCACGCTGGTGGCCTGCGGTCTGTCGGGGCTGCACGCCTTCGGGGTGCCCGGTATCGAAATCCTGCTGCCGATCGCTCTGTGGATCGTCGGCATCGGCAGTGCCGTCACCCTCGGCCAGCGCGTGGTGACGGTCCGACGGGAGTCGGCCGAGGCCGACGCCATCGCACAAGGGGGGAACAGCGCATGA
- a CDS encoding YncE family protein encodes MADRNRTHDRRSLRARHRAALLAVACALVAAGCGSGDENERAGQSPRPVERAPVKAAKPGLPGMPPLLDEHDIYAADRPGMLAPQVKDFPSRIYVPNTGSDTVSVIDPKTYKVIETIPVGVQPQHVVPSWDLKTLWVNNNRGHDLTPIDPATGKAGDPVKVHDPYNLYFTPNGKYAVVMASMDRQLVFRDPHTMEVRKTLPVNCAGVNHADFSPDGRYFIVSCEFSAELLKVDTEKMKVIGQQKLPFEGAMPQDVKISPDGRTWYIADMMADGIWVLNGDTFDRPRLMPTGKGAHGLYVSRDSKHMYVSNRGEGSISLLDFRTGKLVDKWHIRGGGSPDMGGLSTDGKVLWLSGRYNSEVYALDTRTGKTLAKIPVGQGPHGLAVYPQPGRYSLGHTGIFR; translated from the coding sequence ATGGCTGACCGGAACCGTACCCACGACCGTCGGAGCCTGCGCGCGCGCCACCGGGCCGCGCTGCTCGCCGTGGCCTGCGCGCTGGTGGCCGCGGGCTGTGGCAGCGGCGACGAGAACGAACGGGCCGGTCAGAGCCCCCGGCCGGTCGAGCGCGCGCCGGTCAAGGCCGCCAAGCCGGGCCTGCCGGGGATGCCGCCGCTGCTGGACGAGCACGACATCTATGCGGCGGACCGGCCGGGCATGCTGGCGCCGCAGGTCAAGGACTTCCCCTCGCGGATCTATGTCCCCAACACCGGCTCCGACACGGTCAGCGTCATCGACCCGAAGACGTACAAGGTCATCGAGACCATTCCGGTGGGCGTCCAGCCGCAGCATGTCGTGCCGTCCTGGGACCTGAAGACGCTGTGGGTCAACAACAACCGGGGGCACGACCTCACCCCGATCGACCCCGCCACCGGCAAGGCCGGCGACCCCGTCAAGGTCCATGACCCGTACAACCTCTACTTCACGCCCAACGGGAAGTACGCGGTCGTGATGGCCTCCATGGACCGGCAGCTGGTCTTCCGCGATCCGCACACCATGGAGGTCCGCAAGACGCTCCCGGTCAACTGCGCCGGCGTCAACCACGCCGACTTCTCACCGGACGGGCGGTACTTCATCGTCTCCTGTGAGTTCTCCGCCGAGCTGCTCAAGGTCGACACCGAGAAGATGAAGGTCATCGGCCAGCAGAAGCTGCCGTTCGAGGGGGCGATGCCGCAGGACGTGAAGATCTCCCCGGACGGCAGGACCTGGTACATCGCCGACATGATGGCCGACGGCATCTGGGTCCTCAACGGCGACACCTTCGACCGGCCCCGGCTCATGCCGACCGGCAAGGGCGCCCATGGCCTCTACGTCAGCCGCGACTCGAAGCACATGTACGTCTCCAACCGCGGTGAGGGCTCCATCTCCCTGCTCGACTTCAGGACCGGCAAGCTCGTCGACAAATGGCACATCCGCGGCGGCGGCAGCCCCGACATGGGCGGTCTGTCCACCGATGGCAAGGTGCTGTGGCTGTCCGGCCGCTACAACTCCGAGGTCTATGCGCTGGACACCCGCACCGGCAAGACCCTCGCCAAGATCCCGGTCGGCCAGGGCCCGCACGGTCTGGCGGTCTACCCGCAGCCGGGACGGTACTCCCTGGGGCACACCGGCATCTTCCGCTAG